The sequence ACGCGCATCAATTTTATCGGCAACTGGAAGCCCCCGTTGCTGGCAGAAAGTCCGCCAGTCGTCAGACGTACGAAATTCGAGCGCGGTGACACAATCCAGCAGGTTTGGCGCGGTTTCCGCCATTTGGAGCGCCTGTTGAAAATCCCGCGCTTTAACCATCGTCTCGCATTGTTGGAGCCGTAGGTTTATCAAATGGCAGGCCGCAGAAAAATCTTCCGCCAGCTTGGGTGCGATGGACGCATTACCAGGTTCCTGCAAAATCTCGATGATTTTACGTACCAGTCGCTCTATGTCGAGTAGGGTCATGTGGGATGATTCAATCAGTTATTTTTTCTTTTTTTGGTGATTTGAAGTGTCTGGGTTTGAGTGGTTAGTTGGTGGTGGATTTGCTTGCAACACGACATTTGAACGGGGACCGACAGCATTAGAGGCCGATGCATTTGTTGCGGAACCAGTTAGTACTACCCTGTAATTTTGATTCGCTTCGATGATTAACCAACCGACAAAAAGTCCAGTCGTTGTGGGATGAAAGCTGACGGAAAAGTTGACATTGTTATTCAGAGTTAACTCGTCAGGGGAAAGAAGTTTAAAGGCCCCTTCAACATTAGTTTTAGCAGAATTAGTGATTGTTGCTTTTATCTTGATAGGCACCGTTCCTTGATTAGTTATTGTAAAAAGATTAGTAGCATTGGCACCAACAGCAATATCGTTAAATTTTAACGAGGTCATTGGAGCTAACACTTGTGGCAAACCACCACCAGTAACCTTTACAGTATCGGCGCACTCCTTACCAAGGCGATGCACAAAAAACTGATTTGTCCAAATAAGGCGAATCGTCTCCTCGATGTTAGTAGTGCTGGTTGGCATGAAACTAACCGCGACATGGCCGGTCTCACCAGGCCGAAGGCAGAAGTAAGCATCGCCTTGGATGGCGAAGGGCGATTTTGCTTCCACTTTTCCAGCCAAAATCAATCGGTTGGCATTTACAAATTCCAAGTTGGTAGTCACAGCATTACCAACGACAGTGGGATCAAAATTCAGAACTGTTGGTACGATAGCCAATTGAGTTTTCATCCAAGGTTTCGCCCAGACTGTGTATGCACATAGGCAGATGGCTACCACGACCGGAATACTCATGACCAACATTTGAATAGTCTGGTGTCGTTTTGCGCGCCGCTCTTGTTCGTTTTTCGCCGCCAGCCGCTGGCGCTGAGCCTCAATTTCCTGCTCGGTTTTAATGTAGCCTGGCCCATGCTTCACCGGAGTTGGCGAGACAGCCAATGCTGGTCGCGGCGAAAGCCTCACCGGCTGATGAATCTCGAGTTCAATAATCTGGCTGTTTTTTGCGCCAATAGAGTTATAAGCTTGGACCGTATAGCGTTTGGCCCGGCCTTTGGGTTGCTCGTCCAGAGTTGGCCCGGAACGTCCAACCATTGCAACCGGTTTTCCCTGCTCGATTTCAAACCAGCTAAAACTTGGGTATGGTATTCCATCCGCTTTGGCCTCAAGGTGTACAAAATCACCTTCCGTAATGAAACTTTTGTTCAGCCTGATCTCAACATGGCTTGGGGCTTGCCAGCCTTTTTGGGCAAAAGATTGCTCTTCCGAATTACCTGGGGCAGCGCGAAGACTGGCCAGAGGCGGGCTAACATTTCCGCCGAACTTGGCAAAAGCGGGGTTGTCCCGATGCACAAAGCGCCAGCGGAAGTCGGTGGGATTGTCCTGCTCCTGCATGGATGTTGTCAGCGTATATTGCCAGGATGCCATTTTAAAGTCGCCGCGGGAATCCCTGAGTTCCAACAATTCCATGCTTTCACCCAACAATGTGAGCAGATCACTTTCCCCAACTCCGTCAGCACAAAAGCACGTGCCAGGTTTTGTTTCCAACAGCGCATACCCATTAGCCGCGTCACCCGTCAGGTGTCGCCACGCTTTCCCCGGTAGGCAGGTCGTTCTCACTAGCGAATTAAGATTGCCCCAGTTCTCATTACTCAACTGTTGAGGCTCACGATTCCAGGATGTCAACCAGCCGGACCAGTCCCGCAAAATGACGGCAGGGGTGGAAAGTTGGCCGATTTCCTCGGGACTAAACGCAAGGTGATGCGCGATGAAATTGGTGCGCCCTGAGTAATCCAATCCGGCATCCTGAATCCGACTCAACACATGATAGCGGCTGCCACGAATATCAACGGTACGATAGGCAAAGATCGGACGGTCTTTTCCCCCGCTCAGGGAAAGGTGATGATAATAACTGAGCTGCTCCAAGCGCAGCATGAGTGCGTCTCGCATGGCGGCACTGCGCGCGACAGTGCAATAGCCAGAGCGTCCGGACACCAAACCCCGAGGTGCGCTGGTATATATGAGTTGTTGAGGCATTTTCAGTTGGGCTGGGAAGGATGCCCAGAGACAGATTGATGGTTTGGTTCGGTTGGCAAAACGTTGGGACAAAGCTGTGAAAGAATCCAAAGCAGTGGAATTTCGACATGGATGGGTTCCAATCTGGCCGGGTCAGGGACATACTCTCCAGGGCCGCTTTTAATAGGCGTATGGCCGAAGGAACTGGCGGCAAAAAAGGCGATGTTTTCGCTGAGTGTTTCCGCGTTGGCGACAACGGAAGGGCAGATCTCGCGCATGAGCGACCGAACTCGGTCAGAATTACTTTGGAGAACCCCAAGGTTTAATTTCCCGTTTTGAATGGGGTTTTCGATGGGTGACCCATTAAACAAGTGCGACCACGCATCGCATTTCCCGACGACGAAGGCAACCGGAGTTTGAATTTTCGCGCCAAACCGCAGGTTGCGTAGCGCGCAGATTCGGGTGCGCATTTCTGATAGGATGATATCCTGTTGATCAACGATGGGCTTTTCGAGTTGCGGGTCCTTTGTGCTCTGCATTCGGCGGCGGAATTCAGGACTGTTGAACGGGTCAAAAAGATAAACAATGCCAGCCGCACTGGCCACATGTTGCGCCCCGGGTTGTTCCACCACGTTTACGCCTGGCTGGAAATGTTCACCGGCGTTATCGTAGAAGATCAGCGCGCACCGATCTTCTTCCTGCGCGGCTGGCGACATTGTGTACACAAACGGTCGAGGCAAAGCAACCATACGGCCTTGTCGCGGCAGGCGTTCGTACATGGCCCCTTCAAATACGGTCTTGGCAAGTTTAGCCTGTCCAGGTGTTTGGGCGCCAAACAAAGCTTTTCGCATGTCGTTAACCGGTGCATTTCCTGTTGGATCACTATCTTGGAAAAATACGCCAAATTGACTGTAAAGGGTGGCTGGCAGAACTTTTGTGAGGACACTGAGATAATAGGACTTTCCGGCACTTGCATCACCCACAATGGAAATAATATGGTGCGGTATCTCCATAAAACCGGGCGGCAGCTTACG comes from Verrucomicrobiota bacterium and encodes:
- a CDS encoding choice-of-anchor D domain-containing protein, with protein sequence MPQQLIYTSAPRGLVSGRSGYCTVARSAAMRDALMLRLEQLSYYHHLSLSGGKDRPIFAYRTVDIRGSRYHVLSRIQDAGLDYSGRTNFIAHHLAFSPEEIGQLSTPAVILRDWSGWLTSWNREPQQLSNENWGNLNSLVRTTCLPGKAWRHLTGDAANGYALLETKPGTCFCADGVGESDLLTLLGESMELLELRDSRGDFKMASWQYTLTTSMQEQDNPTDFRWRFVHRDNPAFAKFGGNVSPPLASLRAAPGNSEEQSFAQKGWQAPSHVEIRLNKSFITEGDFVHLEAKADGIPYPSFSWFEIEQGKPVAMVGRSGPTLDEQPKGRAKRYTVQAYNSIGAKNSQIIELEIHQPVRLSPRPALAVSPTPVKHGPGYIKTEQEIEAQRQRLAAKNEQERRAKRHQTIQMLVMSIPVVVAICLCAYTVWAKPWMKTQLAIVPTVLNFDPTVVGNAVTTNLEFVNANRLILAGKVEAKSPFAIQGDAYFCLRPGETGHVAVSFMPTSTTNIEETIRLIWTNQFFVHRLGKECADTVKVTGGGLPQVLAPMTSLKFNDIAVGANATNLFTITNQGTVPIKIKATITNSAKTNVEGAFKLLSPDELTLNNNVNFSVSFHPTTTGLFVGWLIIEANQNYRVVLTGSATNASASNAVGPRSNVVLQANPPPTNHSNPDTSNHQKKKK